In the genome of Marinomonas algicola, the window ATTTATTTTCGATAGAAAATTAATAATCTTCTACTTTTTTAGACATTTTTAATGGACATGATTTATTATGTAATAATATCAACTAATTATTGCCCAATAAAATTTATAAAATTCAAGCGGCAACCACTAAATGAAAACAGATATTTTTCTATGTTTGATATTAAAATTCTCGAATTAAATTCAAGTTAAATAATTTAGATATTCCATACACCTATAATAATCGTATTAAAAACACACTAATTAGAGTTGGTATTTTCAAATTTTCCTTTTTAAATAGAATTAATAAAGTTGGAACATCATATGAGAATCTGGGTAGATGGACAGTGTTTTCAAACGTCAAGTAATATTCGCGGAATTGGTCGATATGTTATCGATTTTATACGAGAATTATCTATTAACGATATTGAAATTATTATTTCATTAAATGGATCTATACAACAAGAAGCAATTTCAGCCTGTAATTACTTAAAGGGATGTATTCCTAATATTATAGTAAAAATATGGTATGGCACTACCCATAGCCCAGAAAGTATTGCAGGGTATACACTAGAAAGAATGTTGGATGAAGAAATACTTACTGCACATGTTAATGCTATAAAACCTGATATTGCATTGTCAGCAAGCCCATTTGAGGGGGTTTCAGATCACACGTCTCCCTTTATTAAAGTAAAAAATTTAGTCAATATTAAAACCATTTGTATTTTCTATGATGCAATTCCTTATCGCTTTCCCGATACTTATTTACAAAATTTAAATACTAAAAAATCTTACTTACGTCGGCTTGATGAGCTTGAAAATTTTGACACAGTACTTTGTATTTCAGATTTTACAAAAAATGAATATATAGATATTTTTAATAAAACTAACTGCACGACAATTTCAGCAGGCATATCAAATGAGTTTAATCAGCTCATTAATGAGTGGGTTTACGACGAAAATTCTATAGGAGCATTATTAAACCGTTATATTGTGTATGTAGGCGGATTAGATTGGCGTAAAAATATACCTTGTTTAATAGAGGCTATGGCTCATTTACCAGAATGCCAATCAGGGAAATTAAAGATAATACTTGTAGGAAGCTTTTCTGACATTCATATTCAACCTCTTAGAGATATTTTTGATGGTTATAATATCCCTCAAGAGTGTTTGGTGACGACAGGCTATATCGAAGATAACGAGCTAATTGACATATATAAAAATGCATTAGTTGCTGTGCAACCTTCTCGTATGGAAGGGTTTGGATTAGGAGCTTTAGAAGCAATGGCTTGCGGGACACCTTTTATATCTGCATTCGGTGGTGCTGTCGCTGAGGTGGTACAAAATGAAGAGCAAATGTTTGATCCAGATTCATCTGATAGCCTTACTAAATTGCTCAAAAAGCTAATATCAGATGATACGTTTAGAGGTGAAATAATTGAGCATGGTTATCTACGTACAAAAGAGTTTTCGTGGGAAAAAACAGCTGCTATTACGATGCGTGAGTTTAAGGTATTGGTTAAAGATAAACTTGATACAAGCATTAAATCAGAAAATACGTTGTCTGTAGTTGAAGATGCTCCTCGCTTAATTATGGATGTTACGTCAACAGCTCAAAGCCCTATATTATCTGGCATACAGCGTGTAATGCATAATATATCAAATGCAATGCTGGATCAAAATAAGACTTCAGACACAAAAGTGGTGTTAAGTTACAGCCAAAATACAAAAGATTGGTATCAATTAACAAACTTAAATAAAGAGTCTGTTGAGCTAAGCCCATTTAATAGAATTACATATAACCAAAATGATTCATATTTATTATTGGATAGCTCTTGGACCTTTCTTGAAGGGCAAGGACAGCGATTAACCGATGCGTTAGTTATGGGGCAGGAAGTAGTGCATGGAGTTTACGATATAGGACCTTTAACCATGTCGGCCATGACCTCTGAAGGCATGCCGCCTGCTTTTAGACGTTGGATTGAATTTATTCTCGGGTATTCAACCGGAATTGTTTGTATTTCAAAAGCGGTTGCCGATGAAATGTATCAGTTAATACAAGATATAAAATTACCCCGCCCAATGAAAATTGGTTACTTTAGACTCGGAGCTGATTTCTCTGATGCAAAGCCTGATGTTACTGAGCTTAATTTTATTAAAACCCGCCCAACTTTTTTAATGGTAGGTACCATAGAACCCCGGAAAGGGCAATATTATGGCTTGAAAGCGTTTGAGCAACTTTGGGATCGTGGAGTTGATGTTAATTTAATTATTATTGGTAAAGCAGGCTGGGACACTAAAATGTTCCAACTTGCTCTTGAACATCATCCCCAAAAGGATAAACGATTATTTTGGTGTGAAGGAGTATCCGATGCAGGATTAGCTGCAGCTTACGATGAAGCTGATGCACTTATTATGACCTCTTATCTTGAAGGGTTTGGTTTGCCCGTTGTTGAGGCCGGCTTACAGAATACTCCAGTTATATTGTCTGATCTTCCTGTATTCCGTGAAGTTGGCAAAGGGACCCCAAAAGCGAGTTACTTCATTCCGGGCTCCATTAACGGTTTAGCGCAGGCCGTAGAAAAATTTCTTAACGAAGAACTAGAAATTGATTTCAGAGATGTTGATGTTAAATGGCCTACATGGGGAGAAAGCGCCCTTGAGTTAAAAGAAGTGGTTCTTAATAATAATTGGTATAAATATTATGAACCAGAACAGGTATTCCCTAATGTACAGCTTAATGATATTGGCAAGGTAACATTAGTTAGAAAGCTATCTGAACATGAAACTCAGCATAAGTTAACGATAATCGAAGGACCTTTTTTATCAGATGATGGTAGTCATTTACGTATAGCTGTAGCAGTTAAAAATAACAGCAATACCTTATGGTCTAGTAATATTGGTGTGTCTGATAGTCTTGGTATCAATTTAAGTTATCATTTATATGATAAAGGCGGTGACTGTATATTTTATGATAACCCGCGTACGGTGATTCCTTTTGTATTACCACCAGGTCAAGAAATTATAATGCCAATTAGAATAAACTCTGACTGTCTTACAAAAGGCGTTTATTCAGCAGGAATTGAATTAGTACAAGAGGATGTACGCTGGTTTGGTAATGAGCAAAAAATTAAGTTGACTAAGCCCTTTGTTGAAAATAATGACATTGTGGAACTGGTACCAGGAAAAGAAACAAAGGTACCTCAATTAATTTATTTCAGAGGGCCATTCGGAAACTCTTTAAACACAGAGCAATATTTTCTTTTTTCTGTTATTAATTCAGATAAATATACCTTACATTATGACCATGACTCAATGAGTCAATTTTCTTACGCATTAATTGATGCTGAAGGCAATAAAACGCAAAAAGGTGTTTGGTCTGTTAGCCATTTTGATTTTATAGAAGCGTACAATTCAGGTTTTATTAGCTTATTTACGGATACTCAGCATATTCAGAATTCAAAATTCCTGTCTATTACCTTTAAAGAACACACTTGGAATTTTGACCTAGAAACAAAAGCAATAAAACACATTAAATCTCAGAGTAAAATACACCATAAAGCGAATAACTTTCACTGGATAGAAAAACTGGTTGGGAAAGAGTTAAGAAAAAAAGAAATACTTCATTCCTTTTCCCCAAACAGCCCTCTCACGATGAGAGGTTTTAATGCAATAGAGGAGTCACATGTATGGATGGCAGACATATCAGGTGAAATCGATATTAACTCGCTTGTTGATAAAAATACTATAATAACTCAGATCAAAGTTGTTTGTTCACCATTACCTAGTGCCTTAGACACTATTGAGCTCCGCTTATCTATAGGAGATACATTACTTAACAAAATCCCCTTATCCAATGACTTTATGGAGTACAATTTTGATATTGACATAGATAACTTTAAAAATATTGTAAACAATAACTATCGAATTAAATTTTCTACAAATCATCACTACAAAGAAGAGAATGGAGAACGGATGTTGTCCATTTGTTTTGCAAACATATCACTTAATATTTTAGAGTTAATCGACTGATTAAAGTTGATACCCTTTTTTGTTTGTAACAAAGAAGGGTATCAAGCAAAAATAATATCTATTCACGTCTCTATTATTTTTTTGAATAAATCCCAACACTGGAAAATATTTTTTTAAATACTTGTTTACCATGTAAAAATGAATAATTCATATCTACTAATAATTGACTATTTTCAGAAAATTTATGCCATAAAACGTGGTCATCGTATAATTTAATAATTGAATCGACCCACTCTTCTGGTGAATGTGCAATAAGAGTACTGATACCATGAGTTAAGCCCGTACCTTCTGCCGCCACATTCGTTAATACTGTCGGTAAATGATAAGCCATTGACTCTAATACTTTACCTTTTATCCCTGCTCCAGAAAGTAAAGGGGCAACAAACACTCGATGGTTATGATATACATCATCTAAGGATTCAGAGAAACCAACCATCCTAATATTTTCAGCTGTACACTCTTTATATTCTATTGGCATCTTACTACCATAGACATAAAGTATAATATCAGGTCGCTTTTTCTCAAGTAGAGGCATTATTTCGTCATTCAAAAACTCAACAGCTTCCCGGTTAGGAAGGTGATTAAATCCACCAAGGAAGGCAATGCCATGACGCTCTAAAAAATCTTTTCCTTTATTTTTTTCTTCAAGCACCCAAGGGGTAATATGAAGTTTATCTGATTCTGAAATATGACTTGTTATGACAGCATGTTCAGTAGCGTTATAACAAAGAATGGCATCTACCTTTTGACATACGGATAACTCTTCCTCTCGAGTTTTTAGCGAATTATCAAGAAGCTCTTTATTATCTTTTTTCTTTAAGGCTAATCTCATCTCTCTCAAAAAGTGTAGATCCGAATTATTAAAAATAATTTTCGCTCTGGAATTTTTACGAATATAGTCAATGTAATCTTTAGCAATATGATAACGTGTAATATAAACAGCATTAAATTCATTAAGACGTCTTTCCAGCACCTGATTAACACTTAAATAGAAGGGTGTATAAAGGACCTCTATACCCATTTTTTGGAGATGGGCAGTATGCGCACCTAAATGTGCCAAATTAGCAGGGACAAAAGTCACTTTAAAACCTAATGACTGCATTAATTTCATTTCTTGAATGGCGGCATAACTGCCTGCATCTTGATTTTGTATAGGCGTTGCATAATCGATAACGAGTATGCGTTGATCTGCATGACGGTCTTTTTTAAGAGGCAATAAGTCATGATGCGGGATGCCGTTATCGCAATACTCAGAAAACCACTTTTCACAAAAAAGACTTGCATTTATAGCTTGGTATTTTTTTAACCCCTCAGAAATATCTTTTCCATGAGACAGCCCTTCGAAGTGAATGACTTCTGAATGAGGTACATAAACCACTTTATACCCAAAAGATCTCACTTTAAATGAAAGATCCGTATCTTCATAATAGCAAGGACTAAATTCATCACTAAATAGACCAACTTCTTCCCAAACAGATTTTTTAATACATAAAGCCGCTCCTGTTATATAATCTACTTCCCTAGAATAATTATATTCAGGCAA includes:
- a CDS encoding glycosyltransferase family 4 protein; the encoded protein is MRIWVDGQCFQTSSNIRGIGRYVIDFIRELSINDIEIIISLNGSIQQEAISACNYLKGCIPNIIVKIWYGTTHSPESIAGYTLERMLDEEILTAHVNAIKPDIALSASPFEGVSDHTSPFIKVKNLVNIKTICIFYDAIPYRFPDTYLQNLNTKKSYLRRLDELENFDTVLCISDFTKNEYIDIFNKTNCTTISAGISNEFNQLINEWVYDENSIGALLNRYIVYVGGLDWRKNIPCLIEAMAHLPECQSGKLKIILVGSFSDIHIQPLRDIFDGYNIPQECLVTTGYIEDNELIDIYKNALVAVQPSRMEGFGLGALEAMACGTPFISAFGGAVAEVVQNEEQMFDPDSSDSLTKLLKKLISDDTFRGEIIEHGYLRTKEFSWEKTAAITMREFKVLVKDKLDTSIKSENTLSVVEDAPRLIMDVTSTAQSPILSGIQRVMHNISNAMLDQNKTSDTKVVLSYSQNTKDWYQLTNLNKESVELSPFNRITYNQNDSYLLLDSSWTFLEGQGQRLTDALVMGQEVVHGVYDIGPLTMSAMTSEGMPPAFRRWIEFILGYSTGIVCISKAVADEMYQLIQDIKLPRPMKIGYFRLGADFSDAKPDVTELNFIKTRPTFLMVGTIEPRKGQYYGLKAFEQLWDRGVDVNLIIIGKAGWDTKMFQLALEHHPQKDKRLFWCEGVSDAGLAAAYDEADALIMTSYLEGFGLPVVEAGLQNTPVILSDLPVFREVGKGTPKASYFIPGSINGLAQAVEKFLNEELEIDFRDVDVKWPTWGESALELKEVVLNNNWYKYYEPEQVFPNVQLNDIGKVTLVRKLSEHETQHKLTIIEGPFLSDDGSHLRIAVAVKNNSNTLWSSNIGVSDSLGINLSYHLYDKGGDCIFYDNPRTVIPFVLPPGQEIIMPIRINSDCLTKGVYSAGIELVQEDVRWFGNEQKIKLTKPFVENNDIVELVPGKETKVPQLIYFRGPFGNSLNTEQYFLFSVINSDKYTLHYDHDSMSQFSYALIDAEGNKTQKGVWSVSHFDFIEAYNSGFISLFTDTQHIQNSKFLSITFKEHTWNFDLETKAIKHIKSQSKIHHKANNFHWIEKLVGKELRKKEILHSFSPNSPLTMRGFNAIEESHVWMADISGEIDINSLVDKNTIITQIKVVCSPLPSALDTIELRLSIGDTLLNKIPLSNDFMEYNFDIDIDNFKNIVNNNYRIKFSTNHHYKEENGERMLSICFANISLNILELID
- a CDS encoding glycosyltransferase; this encodes MSSEQETSKVKAENALLNIKRTLHGSIDLIEAGIAYGWAYDPSNIEPLNINLIADGRLVGAGLANGYREDLLNANIGKGNHAFKIDIEELPNNNKDVISYSIVEATTRQTIENGSYEYSSVSQNFCVDDFREENGYILFNVVSNKNLSNNIVCIYSFDEIISEIFLSDHKKYSKVEFKLPIHFHDGNDHLIKVSVKGMTQIIATLIVNIKPIKTPWTYLKDSFRTPRILSLSKQSSTRYESLNYQLEAMVNNKRYSDIQNILTYHTVVVEGYEGRTEFSKIILPKTAFPKVSIIIPAFNKFALTYHCIASIALAFNKTPYEVILADDCSTDLTSEAESIIENLIVSRTSVNLRFLKNCNEASKYAKGEYIIFLNNDTEVTSFWIDELINKHDEDQSIAITGSKLLNSDGTLQEAGGIIWGNGDPWNVGRNQNALLPEYNYSREVDYITGAALCIKKSVWEEVGLFSDEFSPCYYEDTDLSFKVRSFGYKVVYVPHSEVIHFEGLSHGKDISEGLKKYQAINASLFCEKWFSEYCDNGIPHHDLLPLKKDRHADQRILVIDYATPIQNQDAGSYAAIQEMKLMQSLGFKVTFVPANLAHLGAHTAHLQKMGIEVLYTPFYLSVNQVLERRLNEFNAVYITRYHIAKDYIDYIRKNSRAKIIFNNSDLHFLREMRLALKKKDNKELLDNSLKTREEELSVCQKVDAILCYNATEHAVITSHISESDKLHITPWVLEEKNKGKDFLERHGIAFLGGFNHLPNREAVEFLNDEIMPLLEKKRPDIILYVYGSKMPIEYKECTAENIRMVGFSESLDDVYHNHRVFVAPLLSGAGIKGKVLESMAYHLPTVLTNVAAEGTGLTHGISTLIAHSPEEWVDSIIKLYDDHVLWHKFSENSQLLVDMNYSFLHGKQVFKKIFSSVGIYSKK